The proteins below are encoded in one region of Mya arenaria isolate MELC-2E11 chromosome 15, ASM2691426v1:
- the LOC128220718 gene encoding suprabasin-like: MKHSIGLTYVVLTLLISYVLGINGKQERAIHDLKLSDRDTGSDESSVDDGDELNMDKRWGKAGRFRTFDSLASGLVSKRFGDGRNFDSLASGLVGKRFGDGRNFDVLASGLVGKRFGDGRNFDSLASGLVGKRFGDGRNFDSLASGLVGKRFGDGRNFDSLASGLVGKRFGDGRNFDSLASGLVGKRFGDGRNFDSLASGLVGKRFGDGRNFDSLASGLVSKRFGDGRNFDMLASGLVNKRFGDGRNFDVLASGLVGKRDDGRYFDSLASGIVGKRYYSAFVDPVGNSRFGKRHPFDSLASNLIKRFDGKNLHASDGSLLGTKWNGQGYGRLDSPPSSKQEDETDGSTEGESDIEFPQKRGYFYPSWRSRYFKRRPFDSLASTLIRR, from the coding sequence TAAACAAGAACGGGCAATACATGATCTAAAGCTCTCAGATCGGGATACAGGCTCCGACGAATCCTCTGTCGATGATGGAGACGAATTAAACATGGACAAGCGTTGGGGCAAAGCAGGACGGTTTAGAACATTTGATTCTCTTGCTAGTGGACTTGTATCAAAGCGTTTTGGTGACGGCAGAAATTTTGATTCTCTCGCAAGTGGTTTGGTCGGAAAGCGTTTCGGTGACGGGCGGAATTTCGACGTGCTGGCAAGTGGCCTGGTAGGCAAGCGATTTGGCGACGGACGGAACTTTGACTCGCTGGCAAGCGGGCTGGTAGGCAAGCGATTTGGCGACGGACGGAACTTTGACTCGCTGGCAAGCGGGCTGGTAGGCAAGCGATTTGGCGACGGACGGAACTTTGACTCGCTGGCAAGCGGGCTGGTAGGCAAGCGATTTGGCGACGGACGGAACTTTGATTCGCTGGCAAGCGGGCTGGTAGGCAAGCGTTTTGGCGACGGACGGAACTTTGACTCGCTGGCAAGCGGGCTGGTAGGCAAGCGATTTGGCGACGGACGAAACTTTGACTCGCTGGCAAGTGGGCTGGTAAGCAAACGATTTGGCGACGGACGGAATTTTGATATGCTGGCGAGTGGACTGGTAAATAAACGATTCGGCGACGGACGGAATTTCGACGTGCTGGCCAGTGGATTAGTTGGTAAACGTGATGACGGAAGGTATTTCGACTCTCTTGCAAGTGGAATTGTCGGTAAAAGGTATTACAGTGCTTTTGTTGATCCGGTTGGCAATAGTCGTTTTGGGAAACGGCACCCCTTTGACTCTCTTGCAAGTAACCTTATCAAGCGGTTTGACGGGAAAAACTTACATGCATCAGATGGCAGTCTACTTGGAACAAAGTGGAATGGGCAAGGATACGGACGTCTGGACAGTCCTCCCTCATCTAAACAAGAAGATGAAACGGACGGTAGTACAGAAGGTGAATCAGACATCGAATTTCCCCAGAAGCGCGGATACTTTTACCCATCTTGGAGATCTCGTTACTTTAAAAGGCGTCCTTTCGACTCGCTGGCTAGTACACTCATTCGTAGATGA